From the Bacteroidia bacterium genome, one window contains:
- a CDS encoding sigma-54 dependent transcriptional regulator, whose protein sequence is MEATLDKYKGMKVLVVDDEEQMCFLLKRMFEKNGLLAMVAQDGETALERFRKDDPDIVVLDVLMPGLSGRETMLHMRQSNPEVPVIFMTGLAGVPGAVDAMKSGAFDYIAKPFEMAEMLDVVGRGLEERLGRRKHASLSEERRQQQDEMLRLMGTSDVIIELASIVKRVARTQFDVLITGERGAGKSIVARVLHDASVRSQQPFVAIACDAQSEVQLDRELFGYTATAFPDAGAGHAGLFEKANGGTVYIEEVSAMPLKIQAKLLHTLQNRSVARLGSESSIPIDIRVICSTSRDLIDMMEEKSFRVDLYYRLNEYSVHIPALRERKTDIPYLASRFIQQANKELSKEVTGFTPRALDKLISFNWPNNVAQLRAVVRRAVLFADDFISAEQLDLEMAPERHITAVIAPELEELDVDQGLSLKDHVRKHTSQIERQILLETLKRTGWNKAKAARILQIDYKTMQTKVKEYRLQDPEH, encoded by the coding sequence ATGGAAGCAACACTGGACAAATACAAAGGGATGAAAGTACTGGTCGTCGACGACGAGGAACAGATGTGCTTTCTGCTCAAGCGTATGTTCGAGAAAAACGGACTTCTCGCGATGGTCGCTCAGGATGGGGAAACTGCGCTGGAGCGTTTCAGAAAGGATGATCCGGACATCGTCGTCCTGGATGTTCTCATGCCGGGCCTGAGCGGAAGGGAAACGATGCTGCATATGCGGCAGAGCAACCCTGAGGTTCCCGTTATCTTCATGACGGGGCTCGCCGGCGTGCCGGGAGCGGTTGACGCCATGAAATCCGGTGCCTTCGACTACATCGCCAAACCGTTCGAGATGGCGGAGATGCTCGATGTCGTGGGAAGGGGCCTCGAAGAGCGTCTGGGCCGCAGGAAGCACGCCAGCCTTTCCGAGGAGCGCCGGCAGCAGCAGGATGAAATGCTGCGTCTCATGGGGACGAGCGACGTCATCATCGAGTTGGCGTCCATTGTCAAACGCGTCGCCCGCACGCAGTTCGATGTGCTCATCACCGGTGAGCGCGGCGCGGGGAAATCCATCGTCGCACGCGTGCTGCACGACGCCAGCGTGCGTTCTCAACAGCCGTTTGTCGCTATCGCCTGCGACGCGCAAAGCGAAGTCCAGCTCGATCGCGAGCTGTTCGGCTACACGGCGACCGCCTTCCCGGACGCGGGTGCGGGGCACGCCGGTCTCTTCGAAAAAGCGAACGGCGGAACCGTGTACATCGAGGAAGTCAGCGCAATGCCGCTGAAAATTCAGGCGAAGTTGCTGCATACATTGCAGAACCGTTCCGTCGCACGTCTGGGCAGCGAATCCTCCATTCCCATTGACATCCGTGTCATCTGCTCGACGAGCCGCGATCTGATAGACATGATGGAAGAGAAATCCTTCCGCGTGGATCTGTACTACCGGCTCAACGAATACAGCGTCCATATTCCGGCCTTACGTGAGCGGAAGACCGACATCCCGTATCTCGCCTCGCGTTTCATACAGCAGGCGAATAAGGAATTGAGCAAGGAAGTCACCGGTTTCACTCCGCGGGCCCTGGACAAACTTATCTCCTTCAACTGGCCGAACAATGTCGCACAGCTTCGCGCAGTGGTCCGGAGAGCGGTACTTTTCGCCGATGATTTTATTTCTGCCGAACAGCTCGATCTGGAAATGGCGCCGGAGCGGCACATCACTGCTGTCATCGCTCCCGAACTCGAGGAACTGGATGTGGATCAGGGACTGTCGCTCAAGGATCACGTGCGCAAGCATACCTCGCAGATCGAGCGACAGATTCTGCTCGAAACCTTGAAGCGGACAGGTTGGAACAAAGCCAAAGCGGCGCGCATCCTGCAAATCGACTATAAAACGATGCAGACGAAGGTCAAGGAGTACCGCCTGCAGGATCCCGAACACTGA
- a CDS encoding glycine cleavage system protein H, producing MVALFVILFVVLLLAVDLIIQARSKRYPLMSAVPAGTKAASHRETLRIPKGVFFHPGHTWARLQDGDSLSVGIDDFIQKALGSIGSITLPAVGQFVRQGDPVITVEHAGKRMQLVAPVTGRITSVNRDVLENPHLISENPYTDGWLFMVDATEMAASLQTMHVAEQAISWIKEEVKRFREFLAGSTLQPAVGEAMLDGGVPVAGSLDHLDENALNEFEERFLR from the coding sequence ATGGTAGCACTATTTGTCATCCTGTTCGTCGTTCTGCTGCTCGCCGTCGACCTGATCATTCAGGCGAGGAGCAAACGGTATCCGCTCATGTCGGCGGTTCCGGCCGGCACGAAGGCGGCGTCACATCGCGAAACGCTGCGCATCCCGAAAGGCGTCTTTTTCCATCCCGGACACACCTGGGCACGCCTGCAGGATGGAGACAGCCTGAGTGTCGGTATCGATGATTTCATTCAGAAGGCACTCGGATCCATAGGCAGTATCACTCTTCCCGCCGTCGGACAATTTGTTCGTCAGGGCGACCCCGTCATCACCGTCGAACATGCCGGCAAGCGCATGCAGCTCGTGGCACCGGTCACCGGACGCATCACTTCCGTGAACAGGGATGTTCTGGAGAATCCGCATCTGATCAGCGAGAATCCGTACACGGACGGCTGGTTGTTCATGGTGGACGCGACGGAAATGGCGGCGAGCTTGCAGACCATGCACGTCGCGGAACAAGCGATTTCGTGGATTAAGGAAGAAGTGAAGCGTTTCCGCGAGTTCCTCGCAGGAAGTACGCTGCAGCCTGCGGTCGGCGAGGCGATGCTGGACGGTGGCGTCCCGGTAGCGGGTTCGCTCGATCACCTCGATGAGAACGCTCTCAACGAATTCGAAGAGCGCTTCCTCCGGTAA